In the genome of Hymenobacter taeanensis, one region contains:
- a CDS encoding alpha-2-macroglobulin family protein: protein MRSFLFSLLLLLMLFSTGSSQTTPPGKGGGDNAATWKKIDQLLAKDQTTSASKLLEPIYQAARKRQDTPEYLRALLYKLRLLEAKEEDADAKAIALVEADLKTAQFPARPILHSLLGQLYATYYQQNRYELYDRTRIAPTSAPASTNDIRTWDAARLGSAVVQHYRVSLTDAPQRQQQLKLAALGYAVRGGDAEGRALRPTLYDLLVHRAIEGLQNEEFYITHPVDQFELTRPALFAPAEEFARLKLTAPVADSLNGRFHALRALQQLTQFRLADAKNQAALADVELQRLRFVKQYATMATADSLYRRALARAAETFGALPISAEFIVAQAESWEQSQPAKARELALEAEKRFLKSRGAQLARALRQRIEQVQVSFIAEEVVLPNQPWLLKLDVRNAPKLYAKVYRLTTAQALRQLESTRVTDGTAGSFRKTYARALAAAPVASWTLTVPGPTDYEAHSVQQAGPALPLGQYLVVISTAADTPTKEHAGTTTVYSNLSVSELSRVRRNAATTNGPEVLVLHRQSGQALAGVQVLPFFQYYNQTTRRYEQRRGKPLTTSAEGQVEISLGLTTGENTALRAVLLTKGPDSLLAETNGYYGPRRINRDQEQPQRRTFLYTDRAIYRPGQTLYFKGILTETRAGKSQLLTKQAVSVRLVDVNGQTVQTLPFTTSDFGSFHGSLVLPTALLNGEMSLQTDDGNVSFAVEDYKRPTFLVTFEPVKGTPVLGQSVTVRGKAVAYAGQPIDGATVQYRVVRRTFWPLFGRGYGGGQPELEILNGTAQTDSAGSFSVTFTAKGEALGQSKRGPWLPGYVFEVTADVTDAAGETRTGEQRVNLGTDALTLRLELPSLLNREQLPTLRLLSTNATGEALPARGQLKLYRLTPPATGLRPRTWERPEREALSRAEFKRQFPLDAYGQEDNDSTWARTLVLEQAFDTEKTTGLTGLRTALGQQEPGRYVLEATAPPVNNGPQVKAEVRFTLYSATVKELPVPTPDWFVSLQDSVVPGQVARFLIGSSEAGARILVQAEAKGETLRREWLTLTAGEQRVVEISVPATLDGNQLYVHLTQVHDNRLYLHTATVQVATPPAPLILSIATFRDKLQPGQKESWRVTIHQTGGQPAQAELLATLYDKSLDVFRSHSFTELEFSKPYYPAVLAWQGQFETKESDGLFNPQYVGEGISEILYPHLNMWGYQGQDEIPDQSDLKDKVVSSQAGKDNTDNPADLSGLESSAAMASPVASRKMSAVRFTPPVIKKDEEVKAYSDSVMSQGSGQKANKPDLSTVQARTDFRETAFWMPALRTNAQGETVLEFQMPEAVTRWQLLALGHDQQLHSGLLARELVTQKQLQVTANAPRFFREGDQLRFTAKLSNLTSQPMSGTAQLFLIDARTQQPLDTRLLKSAGQVKFDLKANQSIGLGWELTIPETAEGQMPLEAITYRVVAQATQMPITSLQLSGKEKRQQRRQNKQATGNAELATVSDGEENTLPVLPNRLLITESLPLPIVGPATREFELKKLTSTTSATRRNYSLTLEMTQNPAWYAVQALPYLMEYPYECSEQVFSRLYANLLAAKILQSNPRLKTMLAEWSRAAQAGDKTTLTSKLEQNQELKNLLLQETPWVRDAQTDTERMRRLTELFDEPRLQTETARALTKLAKMQQPNGAFPWFEHMPDDRYITQLIVAGFGKLKKLGAFDANSNQEAREMLSRALGYLDAQLERDYTSLRKQPKVELKQNHLSALQVQALYARSFWVSIEVPKATQPALTYYQQQAAAYWQAQTRYLQAQLALGLHRYKTQPAAVRMIMQALSENALHSAELGMYWKEVRGGYYWQEAPTETQATLIEAYDEVQNDQKSADEMKLWLLKQKQTQNWESTRATADACYALLLRGSDWLQPTQPIQVTVGGKSVTPPALQAGTGYFKTTWAAADVQPAQGNVTVKKTDAGVAWGALYWQYFEQIDKITPAATSLRLERQLYREQRTAGGPVLQPITTATPLRVGDVLVVRLVLRSDRDLEYVHLKDQRAAGLELIGQTSGYRYQGGLGYYESPRDAATNFFMSYFPKGTHTFEYRLRAAQSGNFSGGLSQLQCLYAPEFSANSAGTRVQITPQP, encoded by the coding sequence CCCACCTCAGCTCCTGCCAGCACCAACGACATCCGCACCTGGGATGCTGCCCGTCTCGGCAGCGCCGTAGTGCAGCATTATCGCGTCTCCCTCACCGATGCGCCGCAGCGCCAGCAGCAGCTGAAGCTAGCGGCACTAGGCTATGCCGTGCGGGGCGGCGACGCCGAAGGGCGGGCCCTACGCCCCACCCTGTACGACCTGCTGGTGCACCGGGCCATTGAGGGTCTTCAGAATGAAGAATTCTACATTACGCACCCAGTAGATCAGTTTGAGCTAACGCGCCCAGCCTTATTTGCTCCAGCCGAAGAGTTTGCGCGCCTAAAGCTAACAGCTCCTGTCGCCGACTCATTAAACGGGCGGTTTCATGCGCTGCGCGCCTTACAGCAGCTCACGCAGTTCCGACTGGCCGATGCCAAGAACCAAGCGGCCCTGGCCGATGTGGAGCTGCAGCGTCTGCGTTTCGTGAAGCAGTATGCTACCATGGCTACCGCCGACTCCCTATACCGGCGGGCGCTAGCCCGCGCTGCTGAAACGTTCGGGGCGCTGCCCATCAGTGCCGAGTTCATAGTGGCGCAGGCAGAGTCCTGGGAGCAAAGCCAACCCGCCAAAGCCCGTGAGTTAGCGCTGGAAGCAGAAAAGCGCTTCCTAAAGTCGAGAGGAGCACAGCTGGCGCGGGCGCTACGGCAGCGTATTGAGCAGGTACAAGTCAGCTTTATTGCTGAGGAAGTGGTGCTGCCCAATCAGCCGTGGCTACTAAAACTCGATGTGCGCAATGCGCCCAAGCTCTACGCCAAGGTGTACCGCCTTACCACTGCCCAGGCCCTACGCCAATTGGAAAGTACCCGCGTAACTGATGGAACAGCCGGCAGCTTCCGCAAAACTTACGCCCGCGCCCTAGCCGCCGCGCCCGTTGCCTCCTGGACCCTAACCGTGCCTGGCCCTACTGACTACGAGGCGCACTCAGTACAGCAGGCCGGGCCGGCATTGCCGCTAGGCCAGTACCTGGTGGTTATAAGTACCGCCGCAGATACTCCTACCAAGGAGCACGCGGGAACAACAACGGTCTACTCTAACCTCTCGGTAAGTGAGCTAAGCCGGGTACGCCGTAACGCGGCCACCACCAATGGCCCGGAAGTGCTGGTGCTGCACCGGCAGAGCGGGCAAGCGTTGGCCGGCGTGCAAGTACTACCGTTCTTTCAATATTACAACCAGACTACCCGCCGCTACGAACAGAGGCGGGGCAAGCCGTTGACTACTTCCGCGGAAGGCCAGGTAGAAATTTCGCTAGGCCTCACCACTGGTGAGAACACGGCTCTTCGCGCGGTCCTGCTAACAAAAGGCCCCGATTCACTACTGGCTGAAACCAATGGCTACTATGGCCCGCGCCGCATTAACCGCGACCAAGAGCAGCCCCAGCGGCGCACGTTTCTCTATACCGACCGCGCCATTTACCGGCCGGGCCAAACCCTTTATTTTAAGGGTATCCTGACCGAAACCCGTGCTGGTAAGTCGCAATTGCTCACCAAGCAGGCTGTATCGGTGCGCCTCGTGGACGTAAACGGCCAGACGGTGCAAACGCTGCCCTTCACTACCTCTGACTTCGGTTCCTTCCACGGCTCTCTGGTGCTCCCAACTGCCCTACTAAACGGCGAAATGAGTCTGCAGACAGACGACGGCAACGTGAGCTTCGCGGTGGAGGACTATAAGCGGCCCACGTTCCTGGTAACGTTTGAACCCGTGAAGGGTACGCCCGTGCTAGGCCAGTCTGTGACTGTGCGCGGCAAGGCAGTGGCCTACGCCGGCCAGCCCATTGATGGCGCCACCGTGCAGTACCGCGTGGTGCGCCGCACGTTCTGGCCGTTGTTTGGACGCGGCTACGGCGGAGGTCAGCCCGAGCTAGAAATTCTCAATGGTACCGCCCAAACTGACTCGGCGGGCAGCTTCAGCGTCACCTTCACGGCGAAAGGAGAGGCCCTAGGCCAGTCGAAGCGTGGGCCCTGGCTTCCTGGCTATGTGTTTGAGGTGACGGCCGACGTGACAGATGCGGCCGGCGAAACCCGCACCGGCGAGCAACGGGTGAACTTGGGTACCGATGCCTTAACGTTACGCTTGGAACTACCGAGTCTGCTCAACCGCGAACAACTGCCCACGCTACGCTTGCTCAGTACCAACGCCACCGGCGAAGCCCTGCCCGCCCGCGGCCAGTTAAAACTTTACCGCCTCACGCCACCCGCTACTGGCCTGCGCCCGCGCACCTGGGAGCGGCCCGAGCGTGAAGCTCTCAGCCGCGCTGAGTTCAAGCGTCAGTTTCCGCTCGATGCCTATGGCCAAGAAGATAACGACAGTACCTGGGCTCGCACGCTAGTGCTGGAACAAGCCTTCGACACTGAGAAAACTACAGGGCTAACTGGCCTACGAACCGCGCTAGGCCAGCAGGAGCCCGGCCGGTATGTGCTAGAAGCCACGGCTCCGCCCGTTAACAACGGACCGCAGGTCAAAGCTGAAGTGCGGTTTACGTTGTACTCGGCCACCGTAAAGGAGCTGCCTGTGCCCACGCCCGACTGGTTCGTGAGTTTGCAGGATAGCGTGGTCCCCGGCCAGGTGGCGCGCTTTCTGATCGGCAGCTCCGAAGCTGGGGCCCGTATTCTGGTACAAGCCGAAGCCAAGGGCGAAACCCTGCGCCGGGAGTGGCTGACGCTGACTGCCGGGGAGCAGCGCGTAGTAGAAATTTCCGTTCCCGCCACTCTGGATGGTAATCAGCTATACGTTCACCTCACGCAGGTGCACGATAATCGGCTTTACCTGCATACAGCTACCGTACAGGTAGCCACACCACCCGCGCCATTGATACTTAGCATCGCCACCTTCCGCGACAAGCTGCAGCCTGGCCAGAAGGAATCCTGGCGCGTTACCATCCACCAAACCGGCGGCCAACCTGCGCAAGCAGAACTACTGGCTACTCTCTACGATAAGTCGTTGGATGTTTTTCGGTCTCATTCATTCACCGAGCTGGAGTTCTCGAAACCCTACTATCCAGCCGTGCTGGCTTGGCAGGGGCAGTTTGAGACAAAGGAATCTGATGGGCTCTTCAACCCCCAGTATGTGGGGGAGGGGATTTCTGAAATCCTTTATCCCCACCTGAATATGTGGGGCTATCAGGGGCAGGATGAAATTCCTGACCAAAGTGATTTGAAAGACAAGGTCGTTTCATCTCAGGCAGGTAAGGATAACACGGACAATCCGGCTGATTTATCTGGCCTAGAATCATCGGCGGCCATGGCAAGTCCTGTGGCTTCTCGCAAAATGTCTGCAGTACGCTTTACGCCTCCCGTTATCAAGAAAGATGAGGAAGTGAAGGCCTACTCTGATTCTGTTATGAGTCAAGGTAGTGGGCAAAAGGCCAATAAGCCTGACCTTTCCACTGTGCAAGCCCGCACCGATTTCCGCGAAACGGCTTTCTGGATGCCCGCGCTGCGCACCAATGCCCAGGGTGAAACCGTGCTGGAGTTCCAGATGCCCGAAGCCGTGACGCGCTGGCAGTTGTTGGCCCTAGGCCACGACCAACAGCTGCACAGTGGACTACTGGCCCGCGAGCTGGTGACGCAGAAGCAGCTCCAGGTAACCGCTAATGCGCCGCGCTTCTTCCGCGAAGGCGACCAGCTGCGTTTCACCGCCAAGCTCAGCAACCTTACCAGCCAACCCATGAGTGGTACGGCTCAGCTTTTCCTCATTGACGCCCGCACCCAACAGCCGCTCGACACCAGGCTGTTGAAAAGCGCCGGTCAGGTTAAATTCGACCTCAAAGCCAACCAAAGCATTGGCCTAGGCTGGGAGCTAACCATTCCTGAAACTGCCGAAGGCCAGATGCCGCTAGAAGCCATAACCTATCGGGTGGTGGCACAGGCCACGCAGATGCCAATTACCAGCCTTCAGTTATCAGGCAAAGAGAAGCGTCAGCAACGCCGTCAGAACAAACAGGCCACCGGCAACGCTGAACTAGCTACCGTATCTGATGGTGAGGAAAACACGCTGCCAGTGTTACCCAACCGTCTGCTGATTACGGAAAGCCTGCCGCTGCCCATTGTGGGGCCAGCTACGCGAGAGTTTGAGCTCAAGAAGCTTACCAGCACTACCTCTGCCACGCGCCGCAACTACTCATTAACGCTGGAGATGACCCAGAACCCGGCCTGGTACGCCGTGCAGGCCCTGCCCTACCTGATGGAGTACCCATACGAATGCTCCGAGCAGGTTTTTAGCCGCCTCTACGCTAATCTGCTGGCAGCCAAAATTCTGCAGAGCAACCCGCGCCTCAAAACTATGCTGGCGGAGTGGAGCCGCGCGGCTCAGGCCGGCGACAAAACCACCCTTACCAGCAAGCTGGAGCAAAACCAGGAGCTGAAAAACCTGCTGCTCCAGGAAACGCCCTGGGTGCGCGATGCCCAAACAGATACCGAGCGGATGCGCCGCCTCACGGAGCTGTTCGATGAGCCCCGCCTCCAGACCGAAACGGCACGTGCCCTCACTAAGCTGGCCAAAATGCAGCAGCCCAACGGCGCCTTCCCATGGTTTGAGCATATGCCCGACGACCGGTACATCACTCAGCTCATTGTGGCAGGCTTCGGTAAGCTGAAAAAGCTAGGGGCCTTTGATGCCAACAGCAACCAGGAAGCCCGCGAAATGCTGAGTAGGGCGCTAGGCTACTTAGATGCGCAGCTAGAGCGCGACTACACCAGCTTGCGCAAGCAGCCCAAGGTTGAGTTGAAGCAGAACCACTTATCGGCGCTACAGGTGCAAGCCTTGTATGCCCGCAGCTTTTGGGTATCTATAGAGGTGCCTAAAGCCACCCAACCGGCCCTGACTTATTATCAGCAGCAAGCGGCGGCCTATTGGCAAGCCCAGACGCGCTACTTACAGGCCCAACTGGCCCTAGGCCTGCATCGGTACAAGACGCAGCCCGCGGCGGTGCGTATGATCATGCAGGCCCTCAGCGAAAACGCTCTTCACTCCGCGGAGCTAGGTATGTACTGGAAAGAAGTGCGCGGCGGATACTATTGGCAAGAAGCCCCCACCGAAACCCAAGCCACCCTCATAGAGGCCTACGATGAGGTGCAGAACGACCAGAAGTCAGCGGATGAAATGAAGCTGTGGCTACTCAAGCAGAAGCAAACTCAGAATTGGGAAAGTACCCGCGCTACTGCTGATGCGTGCTACGCCCTGCTGCTGCGCGGCTCCGACTGGCTGCAACCCACCCAGCCCATTCAGGTAACGGTAGGAGGGAAGTCCGTTACGCCACCCGCGCTCCAGGCAGGTACTGGCTACTTCAAAACCACCTGGGCTGCCGCCGATGTACAGCCCGCCCAAGGTAACGTGACGGTAAAGAAAACGGATGCCGGAGTGGCCTGGGGAGCACTGTATTGGCAGTATTTTGAGCAGATAGATAAGATTACACCTGCCGCCACGTCCCTGCGCCTGGAGCGCCAGCTCTACCGTGAGCAGCGCACCGCCGGCGGCCCCGTGCTTCAGCCCATAACCACCGCCACGCCCCTGCGCGTGGGTGATGTACTGGTGGTGCGCCTCGTGCTGCGCTCCGACCGGGATCTGGAATACGTGCATCTCAAAGACCAGCGCGCGGCGGGGCTGGAGCTTATCGGCCAAACCTCTGGCTACCGCTACCAGGGTGGCCTAGGCTATTATGAAAGCCCCCGCGATGCGGCCACTAACTTTTTCATGAGCTATTTCCCCAAAGGCACGCACACGTTTGAGTATCGGTTGCGGGCCGCCCAGAGCGGCAATTTCAGTGGTGGCCTCTCGCAACTGCAGTGCCTATACGCCCCCGAGTTTTCCGCCAATTCCGCGGGCACCCGGGTACAGATTACCCCGCAGCCATAA